The following are from one region of the Chloracidobacterium sp. genome:
- the selD gene encoding selenide, water dikinase SelD translates to MAKLAPGDLAQVLSKLPKQPGDNVIVGFENSDDAGVFRLTDDVALVQTVDFFTPVADDPEIYGRVAAINSLNDIYAMGAVPLTALSVVCYPQKGDWDIFGKILLGGQNAMNEAGVVVIGGHSVDDQEMKFGYAVTGIVHPEKVITNAGAKAGDVLILTKPIGTGAINTAVKNGIASEAAVNACIAAMTTSAANASRRMVELAANACTDVTGFGLIGHAYELAKASQVTLNIVSNMVPLLPDVIELISKGMLTRGDKNNRVYVGDTIEIDINVSGQMQSALFDPQTAGGLLISIAEENADEFLPTIKDARVIGTVTEFDAKLIKVT, encoded by the coding sequence GTGGCCAAGCTTGCCCCTGGCGACCTTGCTCAAGTTTTGAGTAAGCTTCCAAAGCAACCTGGTGACAACGTGATCGTCGGATTTGAGAATTCGGACGACGCGGGAGTTTTTCGCCTTACGGATGACGTCGCGTTGGTTCAAACGGTCGATTTCTTTACACCGGTCGCCGATGACCCTGAGATCTATGGCCGTGTGGCCGCTATAAATTCTCTCAATGATATCTACGCAATGGGCGCGGTACCGCTCACCGCTCTTTCGGTTGTTTGCTATCCGCAAAAAGGCGATTGGGATATTTTCGGCAAGATACTTCTTGGCGGCCAGAATGCGATGAACGAAGCGGGTGTCGTTGTGATCGGGGGCCATTCTGTCGATGATCAGGAGATGAAATTCGGTTACGCGGTTACAGGTATTGTTCATCCGGAAAAGGTAATAACGAATGCAGGGGCAAAAGCGGGCGATGTGTTGATCCTTACAAAGCCGATCGGGACAGGTGCGATCAACACAGCGGTAAAAAATGGGATCGCCAGCGAGGCCGCGGTCAACGCTTGCATTGCAGCGATGACAACATCGGCAGCAAATGCGTCACGAAGAATGGTCGAGCTAGCTGCGAATGCGTGTACCGACGTCACCGGCTTCGGATTGATCGGCCATGCATATGAATTGGCAAAAGCGAGTCAGGTAACGTTAAATATTGTGTCCAATATGGTTCCGTTGCTTCCAGACGTGATCGAGCTGATCTCAAAGGGAATGCTCACGCGCGGAGATAAAAACAACCGAGTATACGTCGGTGATACAATCGAGATCGACATCAATGTGTCGGGACAAATGCAAAGTGCGTTGTTTGATCCCCAAACCGCCGGCGGACTTTTGATAAGCATCGCCGAAGAAAACGCGGACGAGTTCCTTCCGACGATCAAAGATGCGCGGGTCATAGGCACGGTCACGGAATTCGACGCAAAACTGATCAAGGTGACATAA
- the tatB gene encoding twin-arginine translocase subunit TatB, with protein sequence MYLFIFESIGTQELILIGIVALIFLGPRKLPEYARKIGKMMNEFRSTTNEFKATWEREVNFEEEAKALQLGTIDEEAEKPVPRENSILESRPPVPFPAPEVRELDAEKFGSMRPGEELSTYEPDENAAEPESDKGSWL encoded by the coding sequence TTGTATTTATTCATTTTCGAATCTATCGGGACTCAAGAGCTGATCCTTATCGGGATCGTGGCGTTGATATTTCTCGGACCGAGAAAGCTGCCCGAGTATGCACGAAAGATCGGAAAAATGATGAACGAATTCCGTTCGACAACGAACGAGTTCAAAGCAACGTGGGAACGGGAGGTCAATTTCGAGGAGGAAGCAAAGGCGTTGCAACTTGGAACGATCGACGAAGAAGCAGAGAAGCCTGTTCCACGCGAAAACAGCATTCTCGAAAGCCGACCGCCTGTTCCTTTTCCGGCGCCCGAGGTTCGCGAACTAGATGCAGAAAAGTTCGGGTCGATGCGTCCGGGCGAGGAGTTGAGCACATACGAACCTGACGAGAACGCTGCTGAACCCGAGTCTGACAAAGGTAGTTGGCTTTGA
- a CDS encoding DUF4178 domain-containing protein → MSVLKANCPSCAAPIEFQKGSTIVLVCPYCRSAVARTDRALQDLGKVAEIADSQSPLKLGLKGEFKGNRFELTGRAQLRHEMGGYWDEWYATFSNGWVGWLAEAQGRFYLTFFQPIPTGTHLPSFEQLQIGQAVSEIPGPTQLMVTEKGTATSVAAEGEIPYKLVPNEQSRYADLSGKDNAFGTIDYSIDPPWVFVGNMVSLEEIGLAAARPVTREAQRTTAAAMGCPNCGGPLALVAPDKAERVTCPNCNSLLNVDQGNLSYLHALTPSPTADQFVLQIGQEGVFPGDVRFRIIGRMVRSVNVDGIDYFWHEYLLYNPMIGFRWLVHSDNHWNFVEPVNPAEVEQSGGFAAGSKVTYNGSTFKIFQDAQAVVRYVQGEFYWRVEQGETARAVDYVSAPLMLSQEITAGEMNWSAGVYMTNAEIEKAFGVTDLPKPWSVAPNQPFTGRFYYTWGALPLFLLLVLAIFMLPFTGITNTVLSQQVDLPPMLNATQPQASFSQSFDLKANRNVRITAVAPVNNSWADLDVDLINDQSQEVESVNIPIEYYSGTDSDGAWTEGGQSQDATISSLPSGKYTLRVEGTWQNWQQSMPVTVKVEQGVNRGVNFCCSLVLLLIVPVLGLLRKFSFESKRWSESMFSTSSDDDSE, encoded by the coding sequence ATGAGCGTACTTAAGGCGAATTGCCCATCCTGTGCGGCACCGATCGAGTTTCAAAAAGGTTCGACGATCGTACTAGTTTGCCCATACTGCCGATCGGCGGTAGCCAGGACCGACAGAGCATTGCAAGACCTCGGAAAAGTAGCCGAGATAGCGGACTCACAATCGCCACTCAAGCTTGGATTAAAAGGCGAATTCAAGGGAAACCGTTTCGAACTTACAGGCCGAGCACAATTACGCCACGAAATGGGCGGCTATTGGGATGAATGGTACGCAACATTCTCAAACGGGTGGGTCGGATGGCTCGCTGAAGCTCAGGGCCGATTTTACCTAACGTTCTTTCAACCGATCCCGACCGGTACCCATCTTCCTTCGTTCGAACAACTTCAGATCGGCCAGGCGGTTTCTGAAATACCCGGCCCGACGCAGTTGATGGTCACCGAGAAGGGGACGGCAACATCCGTCGCGGCTGAGGGCGAGATACCTTACAAACTTGTTCCAAACGAACAGTCGCGATACGCCGACCTTTCCGGCAAGGACAACGCGTTCGGTACGATCGATTACAGTATCGATCCGCCATGGGTCTTTGTCGGCAACATGGTCTCGCTCGAAGAGATCGGATTGGCCGCGGCGCGTCCCGTCACCCGTGAGGCACAACGGACAACCGCTGCTGCAATGGGTTGTCCTAATTGCGGAGGTCCGCTGGCTCTTGTTGCACCTGATAAGGCCGAACGCGTGACGTGTCCGAACTGCAATTCGCTGCTCAATGTCGATCAGGGGAATCTCAGCTACTTGCACGCACTCACGCCGTCACCGACGGCGGATCAGTTTGTTTTGCAGATCGGGCAAGAGGGGGTGTTTCCAGGTGATGTGAGATTCCGGATCATCGGTCGAATGGTAAGGAGCGTAAACGTTGACGGGATCGACTATTTCTGGCACGAGTATTTGCTTTACAATCCGATGATCGGATTTCGGTGGCTTGTGCATTCCGACAACCATTGGAATTTCGTTGAGCCTGTTAACCCGGCCGAGGTCGAGCAGAGCGGGGGGTTCGCCGCCGGTTCCAAGGTCACGTATAACGGCAGCACCTTCAAGATATTTCAGGACGCACAGGCGGTCGTGCGTTACGTTCAGGGTGAATTCTATTGGCGGGTCGAGCAGGGCGAAACTGCCCGGGCGGTTGATTACGTATCTGCTCCGTTGATGCTTTCGCAGGAAATAACGGCCGGCGAAATGAACTGGTCGGCGGGCGTTTACATGACCAACGCCGAGATCGAAAAGGCCTTCGGGGTGACTGATCTGCCAAAACCATGGTCGGTCGCGCCAAATCAGCCTTTCACTGGCCGGTTTTATTACACATGGGGCGCGCTTCCTTTATTTCTACTCCTTGTGCTCGCAATATTTATGCTGCCATTCACCGGTATTACAAACACGGTGCTTTCGCAGCAAGTCGACCTTCCGCCGATGCTCAATGCTACGCAGCCGCAGGCGTCATTCAGCCAATCGTTCGATTTGAAAGCAAACAGGAATGTCCGTATTACTGCGGTCGCTCCTGTGAATAACTCTTGGGCCGATCTGGATGTCGACCTGATCAACGATCAAAGCCAGGAGGTCGAATCGGTCAACATTCCTATCGAATATTATTCGGGTACAGATAGCGATGGTGCCTGGACCGAAGGCGGCCAGTCTCAGGATGCGACGATCTCGTCGCTTCCGTCGGGAAAATACACGCTTCGCGTTGAAGGAACATGGCAGAATTGGCAGCAATCGATGCCCGTAACGGTCAAGGTCGAACAAGGGGTCAATCGCGGGGTGAATTTCTGTTGCTCGTTAGTACTTTTGCTTATCGTCCCCGTTCTCGGCCTTCTTCGTAAATTCTCATTCGAATCGAAGCGATGGAGCGAGAGCATGTTCAGTACGTCGAGCGACGATGATAGCGAATAG
- a CDS encoding ParB/RepB/Spo0J family partition protein: protein MARTPLGRGLSALLGEDTSTGQQKDSIFEIDIELIDPNPEQPRTRFTDKALDELAQSIAANGVVQPIVVRPIGSRFQIIAGERRWRAAQRAGLRRIPAATKQVSDDKLLELALIENIQRQELNPIEEAKAYRKLIDNIGLTQEKLSERVGKERSLIATTLRLLKLPEDIQTLIEEEKLTAGHGRALLMVEDRAVQRRLARNIIEKGLSVRETERSIKKNTISPQHIVNNRVAKPIDANVRAAETKLMRKLGTNVKIVPKGNGGKIEVEFYSLDDLDRIFQLVMRSE, encoded by the coding sequence ATGGCTAGAACACCACTTGGTAGAGGTCTAAGTGCCCTGCTTGGTGAAGATACATCTACAGGCCAGCAAAAGGACAGCATATTTGAGATCGATATTGAACTGATCGATCCAAATCCCGAGCAGCCACGGACACGATTTACCGACAAGGCTCTCGACGAACTTGCTCAATCGATTGCCGCTAATGGCGTTGTTCAGCCGATCGTCGTTCGGCCGATCGGTTCGCGATTTCAGATCATCGCCGGTGAAAGGCGTTGGCGAGCTGCACAGCGAGCTGGTTTGCGCAGAATACCGGCAGCAACAAAGCAAGTTTCGGACGACAAATTGCTTGAACTTGCCCTGATCGAAAATATTCAACGGCAAGAGTTGAACCCCATCGAAGAAGCCAAGGCCTATCGCAAACTCATTGATAACATTGGACTTACGCAGGAGAAGCTCTCCGAAAGGGTTGGCAAAGAAAGGTCCCTTATTGCAACAACGTTACGCTTGCTGAAATTACCTGAAGATATTCAAACGCTGATCGAAGAAGAAAAACTCACCGCCGGACACGGTCGGGCACTCCTGATGGTCGAAGACAGGGCGGTCCAACGGCGTCTAGCGAGGAATATAATCGAAAAAGGTCTTTCTGTCCGTGAAACCGAAAGATCGATCAAGAAGAACACAATATCTCCGCAACATATTGTAAACAATAGAGTTGCGAAACCGATTGATGCAAATGTGAGAGCTGCCGAAACAAAGTTGATGAGAAAATTAGGTACGAATGTAAAGATCGTTCCGAAAGGAAATGGTGGAAAGATCGAGGTCGAATTTTATAGCCTCGATGATCTGGATCGTATCTTTCAGCTGGTAATGAGATCTGAATAG
- the tatC gene encoding twin-arginine translocase subunit TatC, with the protein MSFLDHLDELRRRLVNSVIFVVIAFVCCWFVSKPIYNFLSVPIRQALSEAERRDLPVEGRTGEEKILPLSTLKPGDRGRFVFDRATKLGISVVQPGTTVDAVVTIDADGRSVLYTEQPIFTVNAVIPAGVRLPVDLAPDANVEASADERLIVTTAQESFTLYVTVSLYAAIAVSIPFLLLQIWGFVSPALYKHERSYVTPFILLSSVSFVGGVAFAYYILFPPAVRYLLGLGEDFRLLLRASDYFDLITLIMLAMGIIFQMPAVAYVLARIGIISATLLIKSWKIALVAILIVAAIVSPTGDIPNLMLFATPMMVLYIFSIFIAWFFGKERRSNDLPAV; encoded by the coding sequence ATGTCATTCTTAGACCACTTGGACGAATTGCGACGTCGCCTCGTAAACTCGGTGATTTTCGTCGTTATCGCATTTGTTTGCTGTTGGTTTGTCTCAAAACCGATCTACAACTTTCTTAGCGTACCCATCCGTCAGGCTCTGTCGGAAGCCGAACGCCGCGATCTCCCGGTCGAAGGTAGGACGGGCGAAGAGAAAATACTCCCGCTCTCAACACTCAAGCCGGGTGACCGCGGCAGATTTGTCTTTGACCGAGCAACAAAGCTTGGGATCAGCGTCGTTCAGCCGGGCACGACGGTCGACGCGGTTGTAACCATCGACGCTGACGGCCGATCGGTACTGTATACGGAACAACCGATCTTTACCGTCAACGCTGTGATTCCCGCCGGTGTACGGCTTCCCGTAGATCTGGCTCCCGACGCAAACGTCGAGGCGAGCGCAGACGAACGGCTGATCGTAACGACTGCACAAGAATCGTTCACCTTGTACGTAACGGTTTCGCTGTATGCAGCGATCGCAGTTTCGATACCATTCTTATTGCTGCAAATATGGGGCTTTGTCTCTCCGGCCCTCTACAAGCATGAAAGATCCTACGTCACGCCTTTCATACTTCTGTCGTCGGTTTCCTTCGTTGGCGGGGTCGCATTTGCTTACTATATCCTCTTCCCGCCTGCAGTCAGGTACTTGTTAGGTTTGGGTGAGGACTTCCGTTTGCTTTTGCGCGCAAGTGATTACTTCGACCTTATCACCCTGATAATGCTCGCTATGGGGATCATCTTTCAGATGCCGGCGGTGGCGTATGTTCTTGCACGCATCGGCATAATATCGGCTACCCTACTCATCAAGAGCTGGAAGATCGCCCTCGTTGCAATATTAATTGTGGCAGCGATCGTTTCTCCGACCGGCGATATTCCAAACCTCATGCTCTTTGCGACACCGATGATGGTTCTCTACATCTTTTCAATATTTATCGCCTGGTTTTTCGGAAAAGAGCGTAGATCAAATGATCTGCCGGCTGTTTGA
- a CDS encoding DUF350 domain-containing protein has product MKIFDAPVLAAVVKLDQLLEVLVTTLIFVLIGLVVFAIAFFIMDKVTPFSIRKEIEEDHNTALAIVIGAMILGIALIVAAAING; this is encoded by the coding sequence ATGAAGATCTTTGATGCGCCCGTTCTAGCAGCGGTCGTAAAGCTCGATCAACTACTTGAAGTTCTCGTAACAACGCTGATCTTCGTTTTGATCGGATTGGTCGTTTTCGCGATTGCTTTCTTTATAATGGACAAGGTAACGCCGTTCTCGATCCGAAAAGAGATCGAGGAAGATCACAATACCGCACTCGCGATCGTAATAGGTGCAATGATCCTTGGAATAGCGTTGATCGTAGCCGCAGCTATCAATGGCTAG
- a CDS encoding NAD(P)-binding protein, with amino-acid sequence MAACRDSVRPTRFPSGEFVGANWQLGHILREGRSFEVPEGSWQNCRVAIVGAGVAGLAAAWKLRKRNITDFVLLELERDLGGTSRSGTGEPVGYPWGAHYLPVPFRENGELIELLDEMELSDGRNSSGDLVVKEQFLCREPEERVFYKGRWYEGLYLHVGESEHDKRDLREFEKQIDYWVNWRDGTGRRAFVVPSAKCSDDSEVTALDKLNFSEWLIQKGFSSERLFWYCDYACRDDYGLKLEQTSAWAGLFYFCSRVRAGGNESQPFITFPEGNGRFVRHLAEKSAENSRPSHAVVSILPKDKGADVICLADGELRGFHCESVIFASPIFSSPYVIRGFAEERPFDAAAFQSNSWFVANLQLNDRPRPRFARDFPLAWDNVLYESPSLGYVNATHQKGIDHGRAVWTYYYPMCHEEDGRTKLLNYEWRELADVCLTDVARAHPEIYDLCERIDIMRWGHAMISPRPGFIWGSERKKALKPYRNIHFAHTDLSGIALFEEAFYHGLRAADAIPE; translated from the coding sequence ATGGCAGCATGTCGCGATTCGGTAAGGCCAACGCGCTTTCCAAGCGGCGAGTTCGTTGGAGCAAATTGGCAGCTTGGTCACATTCTGCGCGAAGGCCGTTCCTTCGAAGTTCCAGAGGGCAGTTGGCAAAATTGTCGGGTCGCGATCGTCGGTGCCGGCGTCGCAGGTCTCGCAGCAGCGTGGAAACTGAGAAAGCGGAACATTACGGACTTTGTACTCTTAGAGCTCGAGAGAGATCTTGGTGGGACGTCGCGTTCTGGAACCGGAGAACCGGTCGGTTATCCGTGGGGTGCTCATTATCTGCCCGTACCGTTTCGCGAGAACGGCGAATTGATCGAATTGCTGGATGAAATGGAATTGTCAGACGGCCGCAACAGCTCGGGTGATCTTGTCGTCAAAGAGCAGTTTTTGTGTCGTGAACCGGAAGAGCGGGTGTTCTATAAAGGCCGATGGTACGAAGGCCTATATCTTCATGTAGGCGAGAGCGAGCATGATAAACGTGATCTTCGAGAATTTGAAAAGCAAATCGACTATTGGGTCAACTGGCGCGATGGTACCGGGCGGCGCGCATTTGTTGTTCCTTCTGCCAAATGTTCTGACGATTCCGAGGTTACCGCCCTCGATAAGCTGAACTTCAGCGAATGGCTGATACAAAAGGGCTTCAGTTCTGAACGTTTGTTTTGGTATTGCGATTATGCCTGCCGTGACGATTATGGACTAAAGCTTGAACAGACGTCCGCTTGGGCAGGCCTTTTTTATTTTTGTTCGCGGGTCCGTGCAGGCGGAAATGAGTCACAGCCGTTCATCACGTTTCCGGAGGGTAACGGGCGATTTGTGCGTCATTTGGCCGAGAAATCAGCGGAAAACTCGCGTCCTTCGCATGCCGTAGTCTCTATACTTCCGAAAGATAAAGGTGCTGATGTGATCTGCCTCGCTGACGGCGAGCTTCGCGGGTTTCATTGCGAGAGCGTCATTTTTGCCTCGCCGATATTCTCATCACCGTATGTTATTCGAGGATTTGCCGAGGAACGTCCTTTTGACGCGGCCGCGTTCCAAAGTAATTCCTGGTTCGTTGCAAATCTCCAACTGAACGACCGACCGAGGCCCCGATTCGCTCGCGATTTTCCACTAGCCTGGGACAACGTTCTTTACGAGAGCCCGTCCCTCGGATATGTTAACGCGACCCACCAAAAGGGAATTGATCACGGCCGGGCCGTTTGGACGTATTATTATCCGATGTGTCATGAGGAAGATGGCCGGACAAAACTATTGAACTACGAATGGCGTGAACTTGCGGACGTTTGCCTCACCGACGTTGCCCGAGCCCACCCGGAAATATACGACCTTTGCGAACGTATTGATATAATGCGCTGGGGACATGCCATGATCAGCCCGAGGCCCGGCTTTATCTGGGGTAGTGAACGCAAAAAGGCCTTAAAACCGTATCGAAATATCCATTTTGCGCACACTGATCTAAGCGGCATCGCATTATTCGAAGAAGCGTTTTATCACGGCCTGCGGGCGGCAGACGCCATTCCGGAATGA
- the speD gene encoding adenosylmethionine decarboxylase, with protein MIVGTEWLIEAAGCNPDKLRDEALLRTVFDRVMDDLGLTSIGFVWHKFDGEGGVTGLVALTESHLACHTYPEYGTATFNLYCCQTRPEWDWSEQLREMIGARLVTVTRIERGQIEPADPQASTAGGLG; from the coding sequence ATGATCGTAGGAACAGAATGGCTGATCGAGGCCGCTGGATGCAATCCGGACAAATTGCGCGACGAGGCGCTGCTTCGCACCGTCTTCGATCGGGTCATGGATGATCTTGGCCTGACGTCTATCGGCTTCGTATGGCACAAATTTGATGGGGAGGGCGGCGTTACCGGGTTAGTAGCGCTGACCGAATCACATCTCGCTTGTCACACATATCCAGAATACGGCACCGCCACCTTCAATCTCTATTGTTGCCAGACGCGTCCTGAATGGGATTGGTCGGAGCAGCTCCGAGAAATGATCGGAGCCCGGTTGGTGACGGTTACCCGGATCGAACGGGGTCAAATAGAACCGGCAGATCCGCAGGCGAGTACCGCCGGAGGTTTGGGATGA
- a CDS encoding polyamine aminopropyltransferase, whose protein sequence is MKRVPLLFLNVVIIATCGLIYELLAATVSSYVLGDSVTQFSLIIGIYLFAMGVGSWLSGFLDKNLAEKFVDIELAVAIIGGLSAPLLFLSFANVSYFGLILYSMVFIIGGLVGLEIPLLMRILKDELDFKDLVSRVLALDYIGALVASLMFPIFLVPKLGLNRTSLLFGMLNALVGVWGTWLLEPLIATRKLTMLRVKGGVVLVVLIIAFIKADTLTTLAEDALFPDQIIYAKSSPYQRIVVTRGKLGHSLFLNGNLQYNSFDEYRYHEALVHPAFAAFSGSPRRILVLGGGDGLAVREILKYPSVESVTLVDLDPLMTGLSKELPALGELNGGSMDDPRVSVINADAFVWADGTDSAQFDIAIVDFPDPNNFALGKLYSTRFYNLLQARLQPEAAVVIQCTSPLYARRSFWSIIKTLEAAGFTVRPFQTTVPSFGVWGYALAKRHPFETPKKPPDGIELKFLNETSFSSMFEFPLDMTMPDGEVEINRLDNQALVRYYESEWRRFE, encoded by the coding sequence ATGAAGCGCGTTCCACTTTTATTCCTCAACGTCGTGATCATTGCCACTTGCGGCTTGATCTACGAACTCCTCGCAGCGACCGTTTCCAGTTACGTTCTCGGCGATTCGGTAACCCAGTTTTCGCTAATAATCGGCATCTATCTTTTCGCGATGGGTGTTGGCTCCTGGCTTTCTGGGTTCCTCGACAAAAATCTTGCTGAAAAATTCGTCGACATCGAGCTTGCGGTTGCGATCATCGGCGGACTTTCGGCCCCGCTACTGTTTCTTTCCTTCGCCAACGTCTCTTATTTTGGGCTGATCCTATATTCGATGGTCTTTATCATCGGCGGTCTTGTCGGACTCGAGATCCCGCTATTGATGCGGATCCTGAAAGACGAATTGGACTTTAAGGACCTGGTTTCAAGGGTGCTAGCTCTTGATTATATTGGTGCCCTGGTTGCGTCTCTGATGTTCCCCATCTTTCTTGTCCCAAAGCTGGGCCTGAACAGGACCTCACTTTTGTTCGGAATGCTAAACGCGCTCGTCGGTGTCTGGGGTACATGGCTGCTTGAACCCCTGATCGCTACGAGAAAATTGACGATGCTTCGCGTAAAGGGCGGTGTGGTCCTGGTCGTTCTGATCATCGCGTTCATAAAGGCTGATACACTTACGACGCTTGCCGAGGATGCCCTTTTTCCGGATCAGATCATTTATGCGAAAAGCTCGCCGTACCAGAGGATCGTCGTCACTCGCGGAAAACTTGGCCATTCGCTCTTTTTGAACGGAAACCTTCAATACAACTCGTTCGATGAGTATCGATATCATGAGGCATTGGTGCATCCTGCATTTGCGGCGTTTAGCGGATCACCGCGACGTATTCTGGTCCTCGGCGGCGGTGACGGGCTGGCGGTTCGAGAAATATTGAAATATCCGTCAGTCGAGAGCGTGACATTGGTCGATCTTGATCCTCTTATGACGGGGCTCTCTAAAGAACTTCCGGCCCTTGGCGAACTCAACGGCGGTTCAATGGATGATCCCCGGGTCAGCGTGATAAATGCCGATGCATTCGTTTGGGCCGATGGTACTGACAGTGCGCAGTTTGATATCGCGATCGTCGATTTTCCGGACCCGAACAACTTCGCTCTCGGCAAGCTCTACTCGACACGGTTCTACAATCTCCTTCAGGCGAGGCTTCAGCCTGAGGCTGCGGTGGTCATTCAGTGCACGTCTCCGCTTTATGCACGCCGCTCGTTTTGGTCGATCATCAAGACGCTTGAGGCAGCCGGCTTTACGGTACGGCCATTCCAGACTACCGTCCCGAGTTTCGGAGTTTGGGGGTATGCACTGGCGAAACGCCATCCTTTTGAAACACCTAAGAAGCCACCGGACGGGATCGAGCTGAAGTTTCTCAACGAGACCTCATTCTCATCAATGTTCGAATTTCCGCTCGATATGACGATGCCCGACGGTGAGGTTGAGATCAACCGTCTTGATAATCAGGCGTTGGTCCGTTATTACGAGTCTGAATGGCGGAGGTTCGAATAA
- a CDS encoding GWxTD domain-containing protein gives MLKSNFLCRVLFAALIVSFGSSVLVAQKDKDRPSQDPTDKARTVKEELNKAYKRWLSEDVAYIITKEERRAFMALQTDEERENFIENFWRRRDPNPDTEENEFREEYYERIAYANERFTSGIPGWRTDRGRIYIAWGKPDSIESHPAGGSYERPSYEGGGSTSTYPFEIWFYRHLDGVGDGIEIEFVDPTGSGEYRIARNANEKDALLMVPGGGLTLAESLGLANKADRISGVNINNTFQREQDTPFRRLEIINNLSRPPQVKFGDLAGITSSDSVIDNNPLNFDLRVDFFRQSEDRVIVTFTVQTANKELQFADEGGLQTAKINIFGRITAVSGKRSGIFEDAVTTYATREELTEARDRKSVYQKAIALTPGTYKVDVVVRDVGTGNRGIVNQGFSVPRYDDKLLSTSSLVLAATLRTTDDRDIGGMFIIGGAKVIPNLEGTYKRGQDVGVYLQVYNAGIDQTTLRPAVDVEYVLSKGGKEVLRQSEDWSGLSDSGQRLTLARLLPTTALETGDYEIKVLTKDRVGGQVIENKGKFTIVQ, from the coding sequence ATGCTGAAATCGAATTTTCTATGCAGAGTATTGTTTGCGGCTTTGATCGTTAGCTTCGGGTCATCGGTTTTGGTCGCTCAGAAGGATAAAGACCGTCCGAGTCAGGACCCGACCGACAAAGCACGTACGGTAAAAGAGGAATTGAACAAGGCTTACAAACGTTGGCTAAGCGAAGACGTTGCTTACATAATCACCAAAGAAGAGCGACGGGCGTTCATGGCTTTGCAAACCGACGAAGAACGGGAGAATTTCATAGAGAATTTCTGGCGCCGTCGTGATCCGAATCCTGATACGGAAGAAAATGAATTTCGCGAAGAGTACTACGAACGTATAGCGTACGCCAACGAGCGATTTACCTCGGGTATTCCGGGATGGCGGACCGACCGCGGCCGGATCTACATTGCCTGGGGTAAACCTGACTCGATCGAGTCGCACCCGGCGGGCGGATCATATGAAAGGCCATCGTACGAAGGCGGCGGCTCCACGTCGACATATCCATTTGAGATCTGGTTTTACCGACATTTGGACGGTGTCGGTGACGGTATCGAGATCGAGTTTGTCGATCCTACAGGCAGCGGCGAGTATCGCATTGCTCGAAACGCGAACGAAAAAGATGCACTGTTGATGGTTCCGGGCGGCGGACTTACGCTTGCCGAGTCGCTTGGACTCGCAAACAAGGCTGATCGTATTTCTGGTGTCAACATTAACAACACATTTCAGCGCGAACAGGACACTCCTTTTAGACGGCTTGAGATAATCAATAATCTTTCGCGTCCGCCGCAAGTCAAGTTCGGCGACCTTGCGGGCATAACGAGTTCCGATTCTGTCATCGACAATAATCCGCTCAATTTCGACCTTCGTGTCGATTTCTTTCGGCAGTCGGAAGACCGCGTGATCGTTACTTTCACCGTTCAGACGGCAAACAAAGAACTTCAGTTTGCTGACGAGGGTGGGCTTCAGACTGCGAAGATAAACATTTTCGGCAGAATCACCGCCGTATCCGGCAAGCGGTCGGGGATTTTTGAAGACGCAGTGACAACGTATGCGACACGCGAGGAGCTTACCGAAGCTCGTGATCGAAAGTCGGTCTATCAAAAGGCGATCGCATTGACTCCGGGCACCTACAAAGTCGATGTCGTTGTCCGCGATGTCGGTACGGGAAACCGGGGGATCGTGAATCAGGGATTTAGTGTTCCGAGATATGACGACAAATTGCTTTCGACCTCGTCACTTGTTCTGGCGGCAACGCTTAGGACGACCGACGACCGCGATATCGGCGGGATGTTCATCATTGGCGGAGCCAAGGTCATTCCGAACCTCGAGGGCACATACAAGCGTGGTCAAGATGTCGGTGTTTATCTTCAGGTATACAATGCCGGTATCGATCAAACGACGCTCCGGCCGGCGGTGGATGTTGAGTACGTTTTGTCCAAAGGCGGCAAGGAAGTGCTTCGTCAGTCCGAAGATTGGAGTGGTTTAAGCGACTCGGGCCAACGTTTAACGCTCGCACGATTGCTTCCGACAACTGCGCTTGAAACCGGCGATTATGAGATCAAGGTGTTAACGAAAGATCGAGTGGGCGGACAGGTGATCGAGAACAAAGGAAAGTTCACGATAGTGCAATAA